Within Eggerthella sp. YY7918, the genomic segment GTCCTCATCACCGGGGAGGGGACAAGCGAGATTCAAAAGAACATCATCTTCAAGGCAATCAAGAAGGATCATCGATAATACCGAGGATAAGGGGAAACCATGGAATTCTCAGTAAAGAAGATCGTGTTTCTCGCCATTGCCGTGGTTGCAGGCGTGGGACTGGCGATCATCCCTCCTCCCGAGGGACTTGAGGTGTCGAGCATGCAGGTGCTCGGTATTTTGTTGGCTGCTGTAGTTTTATGGGCTGGTCAGGTGTTTCCTGAGGCGGCTACCGCTATCATCATGAGCGTATTGTTTATTGTGGTGGCGAAGGTGCCTATCGATACGTCGCTTTCGGCGTTTTCCGGAACAACGTTTTGGCTGCTGGTGGCAGCGTTTGGTCTCGGTGCTGCCATCAAGGAATGTGGCTTGCTGGAGCGTATTTCCATCTTGCTTCTGCGGCTGTTCCCGAAAAGCTATAAGGGCCAGGTACTCGGCCTGTCGGCTGTGACCACCATCACCTCGCCGGTCATTCCCAGTAAAGCGGCCAAGTGCAGTATTCTTTCTCCGCTTACTCGTGGCATCAGCGAGGCTATGGGTTACAAGAACGAGGGCAAGGAAGCGACTGGCCTGTTCCTTTCGTACTATTCGGCCATTTGCTATTCGCCCGCTATGTTCATTACCGCGTCGGTTACAACTGCGGCCTTGGTAGGCATGTACTCGCCGGAAATCCAAGCGCAGTACACGATGGTGGTTTGGGCGCTGTACGCCGCGCCGTGGCTCATTCTCATGTTCTTGGGCAACTACTTCTACATTAGCCGTCGTTATCGTCCCGCTTCGGGCAACAAGCTTGACGTAAGCTTCCTCGACCAGCGCCTTGCAGACTTGGGTCCCTGGACGAAAAAAGAGAAGATCATGGGCGTGGTCATGATTCTGACCATCCTCATGTGGGTGTTTAAGAGCCAGCTGGGCATCCCCGAGTATGCTGCTGTTCTGTTCGCCCTGGTTGCGGCTCTCGTGTTCGATATTCTGCCCATCAAAAAGTGGCGTTCGAACGTGGCTTGGGATTCGCTTATCTTTATCGGCTGCGCCGTAAGCTTGTCAACCGTACTGCCGGCCGTGGGCGTTACCGACTGGCTGGTTGCCGTTGTGGGACCGTACACCGCGATGTTCTTCGCAAATCCATTCCTCATGATCGCAGGTTTGGCTGTTCTGACGCTGGCCGTGCGCTTCTTGATTCTGTCCGAGATCGGTTACCTGTCGGTATTCACCGCTTTCTTGTTCCCGCTCGCCATTGCGGCAGGTGTGAATCCTTGGATCGTTGGTTTCATCATGAACGCATTTGTAATCGCATGGTTCTTGCCATACCAGAGTTCAGTGTACCTGACAGCTATCCACAGCGCTGGAGACGGATGGGTCACTGAGAAGGCAACGACGATGTATTGCTTTGTGTATTGCGGAATTGCGCTTATTGCTTCGTTCCTGTCGTACTTCGCTTGGCAGGCTATGGGCATTTGGGGGGTATAGCACGCACTGTTCTATAAAAGCCTGTGTCGTCTAAGCGGAGGACGTGGTACCGAATGTTTCAAGTGGATTACTTTTTGACAAGAAACGCTACGTGTT encodes:
- a CDS encoding SLC13 family permease, producing the protein MEFSVKKIVFLAIAVVAGVGLAIIPPPEGLEVSSMQVLGILLAAVVLWAGQVFPEAATAIIMSVLFIVVAKVPIDTSLSAFSGTTFWLLVAAFGLGAAIKECGLLERISILLLRLFPKSYKGQVLGLSAVTTITSPVIPSKAAKCSILSPLTRGISEAMGYKNEGKEATGLFLSYYSAICYSPAMFITASVTTAALVGMYSPEIQAQYTMVVWALYAAPWLILMFLGNYFYISRRYRPASGNKLDVSFLDQRLADLGPWTKKEKIMGVVMILTILMWVFKSQLGIPEYAAVLFALVAALVFDILPIKKWRSNVAWDSLIFIGCAVSLSTVLPAVGVTDWLVAVVGPYTAMFFANPFLMIAGLAVLTLAVRFLILSEIGYLSVFTAFLFPLAIAAGVNPWIVGFIMNAFVIAWFLPYQSSVYLTAIHSAGDGWVTEKATTMYCFVYCGIALIASFLSYFAWQAMGIWGV